The genomic region TTGCTCTGCGGGTTGCCCACGAAGGTCATGGTCACCTGCTTGGGCGTGACGATCTCGCCGGAGTTGCCCTCGACGCCGCCGCCGGGAGAGGCCGCGTCCTGTTCCTGGGTGCCGTTCTGCAGGCGGAGCACGGGCCAGAAGTAGGAGGACTTGTCGCCCTGGTTCTCGCAGGTCGTCTTGCCGTTCGCCAGGTCCTGGTCACTCGCGAAGGCGTTGTTCGCCTGGTTGCCGACGTAGTCGTGGAAGTGGTGGGCGCCGTTGGTGACACCCGGGGCCACGATCACGTTGTCGGAGTTGAACAGCCCGTTGGCGTTCACACCGCAGGCGGTGCTGAAGGTGCCGCGGGAGGAGTTGCCCTGGCTGCGAGCCTTCTGCGCGTTGGGCTGGACGGTGGTGATGTCCGCGTAGTCAGCGGCCACGGGGCCGTTGCCGCCCTGACCGCCGTTGCCGCCCTGGCCGTTGCCCTGCTGGTTGCCCTGGCCCTGACCGTTGTCCTGGTTCTGGCCTTCGCCCTGGCCGCCGTTGTCCTGGTTCTGACCGTCCTGGTCGGCGCCGTCCTGCTGACCGTCGCCGCCCTGGTCGCCGTTCTGCTCGTCGCCGCCGCCCTGGTCGGTCTGGTTGCCGGAGGCGCGGAGTATGCAGGCCGCGAAGGCTTCGAGACCTTGCGGACGGTCGCCCACGCGGTCGACGGCGATCGCGATCCGCTCGATCGTCGCGGCTCGCTTCTCCTTCAGCGGATTCATGATCGCGTTCTCCGCGAAGGCGGCATCCTGCTGGATGGCCTGCGTCGACTGCTGCAGCCGCTGGTACGCCTCGGCGATCTGCTTGTCCAGGAGGGCGAGTTCCTTGTCGACCTCCGCCTTCGCCTCGTCGGGCACCGCCGTCAGCTGGCTGCCCACGTCGGGGCAGTCGATCGTGGCGGCTCCCGAGGCAAGGAGCTGGTTGGCCTGGTTCTGACCCGATCCGCCCTCGGAGGCCGTCGCGTAGACGTTCGCCGCTACCAGCCCACCTCCCCCCAGCATCAGCGCGACCGCCCCAATGGTCGCGCGGCGTGCGCCTGTTGGGCGTCTGCGCGTGTTGCGTCTCAAGGATCTACTCCTACGCTCTTGTTGCCGGAGCCGACATGGAAATCCCCCGCCCTATACGGAGGGGAGGACCCGAGTGTTCAAACGTCTCGCGGATTCATAGCAACCTCTCATGAACCAGCCTCACCCGAAGACTCCATCCGGCTTTTCGCTCCTCGTCCGCCCCGTCGTCCGGCAGGTGTGCGGGGCCGGTGAAATGACGGAGAGATGCGGGCGCCCCCGGAGTGACGAGGACCCTACCCCAGCGAAAGGAACGGAGGACGCGCCACCGCATACGTACCGATAGTGGACCGCGTCCGTACCGGTAGCGGCCGGACCGGGCAACGGCGGCCCGGCCACTACGAGTTACCGGCGCACCGGCTACCAGCGCACGGGGATTTCGCGTGCGCCCCTGATCAACAGCCCCGGCATCCAGGGCAGTTCGTTCTCGTACGCGTCCAGCGCCAGGTCCGGGCAGCGTTCCAGGAGGGAGCGGATCGCGATGCGTCCCTCCAGCCGGGCCAGTGGGGCGCCCAGGCAGTGGTGCAGGCCGTGGCCGAAGGCGACGTGGCCGCGGGCGTCCCGGCGGATGTCGAACCGGTCGGCGTGCTGAAAGCGCTCGGCATCGCGGTCGGCGTCGGCCATGGCGATCAGGACGGTGGACCCCGCGGGGATGGTCACCCCGCCCATCTCCACGTCCTCCAGTGCCAGTCGGTCCGTACAGGTCTCCACCGGGCCGTCGTAGCGGAGCATTTCCTCGATCGCCCCGTCGAGCAGGCCGAAGTCGGCGCGCAGGTCGGCCAGTTGGCCGGGGTGCGCGAACAGGGCGCGCATTCCGTTGCCGATCAGGTTGACCGTGGTCTCGTGGCCGGCGATGAGCAACAGCACGCACATGCCGATGAGTTCGTCGGACGAGAGCCGGTCACCGCCCTCGTCCACGGTGTGGATCATCCCGCTCAGCAGATCCTGGCCGGGCTCGGCCCGCTTGGCCGCGACGAGTTCGCCGAGGTACGCGGGCATCTCCTGGTAGGCGCGCGCCTCCGCCTCCGGACTCGTACGGGCCACCATCTCGTTGGACCAGCCGCGGAAGGCGTCCCGGTCGAGGTCGGGTACGCCGAGCAGTTCGCAGATGACGGTCATGGGCAGCGGGAAGGCGAAGGACGCCACCAGGTCGGCCTGCCGTCCCTCCCCCGTCAGCATCGCGTCCAGCAACTGGTCGGCGATCTGCTGGACCCGGGGGGCCAGAGCCTCCATACGGCGCGGGGTGAACTCCCTGGCCACCAGCCGCCGCAGCCGGGTGTGGTCCGGCGGGTCCGACATCAGCATGTGGGCGAGCGCGGGCTGGCCCTCCTCCGTGTTGACGATCTGGGCGATGTTCCCGGACTTGTGCCAGTCCCGGCTGAGCCGCGGGTCGGTGAAGGCGGCACGGCACGCGTCGTAGCCGACGACGAGCCACACCTCCTCGCCGTCGGGGTCGAGCACCCGGTGCACGGGCCCTGCCGCACGGAGCTCGGCATAGACGGGGTAGGGATCGCGGGTGAAGTCCTCTCCGAGTTGTTTCAGGTCGACAACAGGCCCTGTCGGCATACCTTTTCCCCCTATTGATCGGTCCACGGCACGCTAACCGCGCCGGTGCCGCCGGGCCAACGGTTCTTCCGGCCAGGCGGCACCGGCCGACCGGACCGGGGGGTTCGGCTGACGACCTCGTGCGCGGTTGGCGGTTGGCCGTGGCACGAGGTCGCTAGGACTGCCGGAGTGGTTCGGCGGACGGTGGGACAGGCGACTGGTAGCCGCCGCTGGCCAGCATCCGTACCTCTCCCGCCGGGCTGATCTCGGCGCGGAGAATACCGGTGGGATCGCAGTAGACCGGGTTTCCGCCCGGGCCCAGGGTGTCGGTGCGTTCGACGATCACCTCGTCCGTGATCGCGCCGATGCCCGACCCTTCGTGGGTGAAGGTCAGCCGGTAGCTGTCCGGGGTATGCATGACGACCTCCCGCGCTCGAGGCATGTACGCACGCAAACGGCCCCTCCTCCATGATGCGGCGAGATCGCGCCGACGGCAGCCTCGGACGGCCGGGAGTCGGCAGCGCCCAGTCCTCGGCCGTCATCCACGGCCCCGCACAGCTGAGCCACACATTCCGCCATTGGTCTGAACCACTCCGGACCGGCTCGCCACCTGCCCCGCGGTGTGACCCCCTCGCCTCCCGGCGCCCGGCAGTGTAGACATGGGCTTATGGTCCGACTCTTGGGTCGATCCTGGCCTCAGTCGACTCCCCGCCTCAAAGGCCTGCGCGCGCGGCGCAGGCCTGACCGCCCTCGCCGAGCGCATGCGCGGCGAGCACGGCAGACGCCGCGCCACCCGGTCGAGCCGCGGGGGGCCCACGACGGCGGGCACCGACGCGGCCCCTCGGCGGGGCTGCGGTCGGCGCTGGGCGGGCGCAGTGTCGCGGGCCAGGTGTTCGTCCTGCAAGTGGTGATCGTGCTGCTGCTGGTCGTGGCCGCGGTGGTGGCCCTGGTTCTCCAGGTACGGCACGACAGCTCGGAGGAGGCCCGGAACCGTTCCCTGGCCGTCGCCGAGACGTTCGC from Streptomyces sp. NBC_00878 harbors:
- a CDS encoding DUF1996 domain-containing protein produces the protein MRRNTRRRPTGARRATIGAVALMLGGGGLVAANVYATASEGGSGQNQANQLLASGAATIDCPDVGSQLTAVPDEAKAEVDKELALLDKQIAEAYQRLQQSTQAIQQDAAFAENAIMNPLKEKRAATIERIAIAVDRVGDRPQGLEAFAACILRASGNQTDQGGGDEQNGDQGGDGQQDGADQDGQNQDNGGQGEGQNQDNGQGQGNQQGNGQGGNGGQGGNGPVAADYADITTVQPNAQKARSQGNSSRGTFSTACGVNANGLFNSDNVIVAPGVTNGAHHFHDYVGNQANNAFASDQDLANGKTTCENQGDKSSYFWPVLRLQNGTQEQDAASPGGGVEGNSGEIVTPKQVTMTFVGNPQSKVTEMPKLLRIITGDAKAFVNGTANANASWSCTGFEDRQLKDKYPLCPQGSDVVRTFKFQSCWDGNNIDSANHRTHVAFADANGVCANGFKAIPQLVQRIVYDVDAPSLNDGGRATPLFAVDSFPENLHKPVTDHGDFINVFDEDLMGEMVDCINGGRKCDAADGAGEEPGDNSPSPTPETPPAGNNGDDDPADNGNGNGDENTPSPTATAPSGGNNENENPADNGADNGGENTEKPSTDSTQAPDPADDADGADQDSGATVPKAVSSPSAGQSDPGAVTGGSDSDLGGAVPGPEPSGASVLVPQATSGGLADTGTQLWPAAAGAMLLLAGFVLLRRINNKSR
- a CDS encoding cytochrome P450; translated protein: MPTGPVVDLKQLGEDFTRDPYPVYAELRAAGPVHRVLDPDGEEVWLVVGYDACRAAFTDPRLSRDWHKSGNIAQIVNTEEGQPALAHMLMSDPPDHTRLRRLVAREFTPRRMEALAPRVQQIADQLLDAMLTGEGRQADLVASFAFPLPMTVICELLGVPDLDRDAFRGWSNEMVARTSPEAEARAYQEMPAYLGELVAAKRAEPGQDLLSGMIHTVDEGGDRLSSDELIGMCVLLLIAGHETTVNLIGNGMRALFAHPGQLADLRADFGLLDGAIEEMLRYDGPVETCTDRLALEDVEMGGVTIPAGSTVLIAMADADRDAERFQHADRFDIRRDARGHVAFGHGLHHCLGAPLARLEGRIAIRSLLERCPDLALDAYENELPWMPGLLIRGAREIPVRW
- a CDS encoding DUF6296 family protein — its product is MHTPDSYRLTFTHEGSGIGAITDEVIVERTDTLGPGGNPVYCDPTGILRAEISPAGEVRMLASGGYQSPVPPSAEPLRQS